The following is a genomic window from Aphis gossypii isolate Hap1 chromosome X, ASM2018417v2, whole genome shotgun sequence.
attaattttatttcgtcagtcaaatgttataataatatattatattttattgatgaatcataatattgaGTAGGTATCAAAATTGTCAATCGTTGTCtctttatcttatttttgtttatactatttatacaatatattatggataataaatatatgttatctaCTAGAATTCACGGATCATACGAAGCATTAAAAGGAGGTAGCACGTGTGAGGCAATGGAGGATTTCACTGGTGGTGTATCAGAAATGTATGAATTAAATGAAGTTCCACCCAATTTGTTCATGATCATGCTGAAAGCTTTTCAACGACAATCGCTTATGGGATGCTCTATTGaggtaaaataaacaaaattaaatttattggatttaataagtttaaaaaataatttttgtacattatatataattttactccATACAGGGTTATTGTTCTTACTACTGGTTCTATGGCATGGAGAGGTAATACAACTAGTAGAGCCTATGTTTACTCTCCAAAAGTCCCAGTGTCTATTCCGCtttattatagtacaatataaatacatactacatagatatactataaatagatatatagtTAGACAAAATacttaaccatttttattagtttaaatagttGAGATATCAACAGTTTAGTACAATTGTACTTGGATAACTATTCCAACagccctatttttttttccaaagacaaattttaattttactttttaattatttgcaaaaaatatgttttaatataattatctgttATTTGAAAAGGCTGACCCAAGCGTTACTGAGATGGAAACACCACAAGGATTGGTTAAAGGTCATGCATACAGTATAACCAGGGTAACATACGTAGATATTACAACACCAAATACAACTGGTAAAATACCTTTACTCAGACTTCGAAACCCATGGGGCAATGAAGCAGAATGGAACGGTCCTTGGAGTGATAAgtgagtattatataaattataagtatagacGTTACAAGTGTTATAgttgtgatataatattaataactaggtAAAGCATAAaagtgttattatacttattaattaaaattctaaatttcttttatagaTCAGCTGAGTGGAGGTTTATATCTGAGTCTGACAAACAATCATTAGGTTTAGTATTTGATGCTGATGGTGAATTTTGGATGTCATATAAAGATTTTGTCAAATATTTCTCTCGATTGGAAATTTGCAATTTAAATCCTGATCTGCTAACCAAAGAACAACTTGGTGAAAACAAAAACTTGAAATGGGAAATGAGTGTGTTTGAAGGTGAATGGGTCCGAGGTGCTACTGCTGGCGGATGTCGAAATTTTCTAggtatagtttttgaaattattatgaaatttactgtgatataacaatagtttaaatattttgttttgtatttagaaACATTTGCAAGTAATCCACAGTATCGTATCACACTAGAAGATCCTGATGATGAAGACGAAGAGCGTAAATGTACTGTAATTATTGCTTTAATGCAAAAGAATAGACGTGCCCAGCGAAAGATAGGTGCTGAATGTTTAACAATTGGATTTGCTGTTTATCAGGTATCAAAAAATAGATGtacatatttaactaaaaataaatgtttataattttagaaatacaataggtatgcagtttatttattaaataatacatgaataaaaatatcatttgttTTAGCTCATCAACCCAGATTCTTTGCCAAAACCACttgatacaaatttttttaagtataacgcATCTACAGCAAGGAGTCccacttttattaatttacgagAAATTAGTAGTCGATTTAGTTTACCACCTGgtacatattgtattgtgCCTTCCACATTCGACCCAAATGAACAAGGTGAATTTTTACTCCGAGTATTCTCAGAACATGAAAATAACATGGCGTAAGTGATTAATGTATTCAACTTTcaaatttgttgttattctaattgacaatttttatagGGAGCTTGATGATGAAGTAGGAATGGGCGAAGTCGATGTGAAGGTAGTATTAATATgctttatgtattattgtttgtgtTAGAAATAActggttttttataaaacaactgTGAAATTCTTCTTAGATTAAAGAACAAGAACCTGAACCAGATAAAGTTGATAAAGCTAATGAGAAAATTAAAGAATTCTTCCTTAAATTGGCTGGGGTTGACCAAGAAGTCGATTGGATGGAACTTAAAGATATTTTGGATTATGCTATGAGAAATGGTAGGCTAAAAATCTacaaacaaatgtatatattcaaaataaaatgtgtatcttctacaatacatttttatttgcatatatacataatatatatatattataatatgttagttattattacatgaaAACAGAACTAGAGTAAATTAATACTGCAGTCTTAaacttaattacttaattagtgtgttttcttattaaataatgtatcatgTACAAGAAAATGCCACACATAAAatttctacatattatacttaattttcaatgtatggttttatttgctgtgatataatatttattaagcttTGACATCAGGAGTCATTAgctttttatctataaatttataattttagttatttaatacaataaataatcttgAATTCCTAAGTTTTGCTTACAAATGTGTACTATAatcttgtataattttaaattttatgaaacatattatgaCGTTAGCTGtgtattttcattgaaaataaaatacaatgaatcATTGTGTGGTAGACctcttaataataagtttagaGTTGGATTTctgaatattaatttctttaatgtTGAATCATACCCTTAACAATACAACAACGTGTTTTGTTTAGCTTTTAACTGATTTGAACCCCCTTATAAAAcatgtgtttatttaatttatctaactaattaattgttttcataatcatatttaacaattatttttaaagacaatttaatttgttaaatactgAATTTTGCAAACTGTCTTTATCTTctgtattttagtatacagatttataaatatttttaaatatgagtaaaaatttcaaaaatttaagacataattttgtttcagaCAAACagttttatatcttaaatccagataaaattaatatacaaaaaatattaaaaaataaattattattattattatttatatcaaataattatttaattgtattattttatatttttaaataataaagttattgatTGTATGCATGAGTTTGAACCTCAACTAACATAGTTGCACATTTGATACCATTTGTAGATGTGGCAAGTAATACAAATGCTGGAGATAATATCCTTATCAACTTACTTCAGACATTCTGTGAGTCTTTCTGTCAGGGATCGCCTTTAGCATCTACATTcagtaagtattttatttttttttaaactaagagATTTGAATAAAGTCCATGATAATGTTAGTAATTCCtagctaatttaaataaaattacattgtacTGAACAGTTAACATTTTCAGAAATGGAAAAAGCTGGATTTTCTAAAGATGTATGTCGTAGCATGATTGCTATGATGGATTGGGATCGATCAGGTAAACTTGGTTTTGAAGAGTTCAAAAGTCTGTGGATTGATATCAGGCAGTGGAAGGTAATAACTGTTAACTAAACAGTACAGTTTTTAGAAATTTGATCTAAAATAGttgagtattaaaatattttaaaatttatgtgttTCAATTTAGACTGTCTTTAAAATGTACGATAAAGAGAGCAAGGGTTACATAAATGGATTTGAACTAAGACAAGCATTGAATTCAGTCGGTTACCATCTAAATACACACAtccttaatattatgtgtcatCGGTATGCAACCAAAGATGGAAATATAATGTTCGacgattttattatgtgtGCTGTAAGGCTAAAAACCATGATAGgtaagttcaatttttttcattaaatattataaagctgCACAaatcattcattttaaattaaattgttcaatgAGATGCCTCTAATGTACCTTGCCGTAATCAGGTTTGGcaactttgaaaatatttatacaatattatcccagaaagaacaaatttaaaaaaaaaaaattactgataataatgaccattattgtatatttctttattattttaaatattttattgattatgcATACTACTtgggtacattttttaatttataaagaaaaaaattatttatgcgtTTATGGCGTATCctgttttttttagtattcgtAATTCCgtagtaaaatgtatgttataatttatacaaataaataatattttaatctggCTGATGATTTTATGTATCTCAGAAAAGATAtctttaactaatttataaaattctattattaaagttacaatttttatattttgctttttgatagctttttgataaaataaaaatataattgaggatttttttttttttagatatgttCAAAGAACGCGATCctgataacaaaaatattgcctCATTTACAATGGAAGAATGGGTGGAAAAGACATTGTATTCGTAAATTTTAAGTgtcaaagtattattattattattttttttaatgattatgattttttttttttaaatggactTATTTTGGAAATGGGTTATTCAATTTgcataaaatgttaactttatatatatattgtatatataatatatatattacagtatatgcataaatatataaccatTACTAATTAGgagctatttaaaaaaaactgttttgaaaTTTCCTCAGATTCAAAATATACCCATATGcagctttatttaaaatatatattctgagGTCTGTTCTTATTGGTGCTTCCTAaactatgatatttatttattaagatataGGATTATCGacctgtttatttaaattaattaacaggGTTAACCTGGAAATTACTTGTATTTCCATTTATCATaagtacaaacatattttaacaatgttaattatttttactaagatttattgcaaaaacaaaaaattcaataaaagcagttcagatttataaatatcattaatatattattttgtctaggtatttattgattaatttaaatttattagcttATTAAGCTTTGTAAGTCTTTATTATGTAGTTACTTTTAATAGCTTTCTAACAGTGagtgaaaatatattcaattaatatttttgtttattgtcaAAGCCACCTaattaacagttaaaaataattctttaaattcaaattgtttaacTCAACTTCTAAGAATTATATCCTGATAGAAAAAACTTGTTTTTCtgtttcataaaaacatatattattttaagtatttagatctaaattattattttatctaaatgttttttaacatctagttatttattaatagaaaataatctttttataaattaacattacattttttacatttttaaatttataaaataaaaatttttttattcattttttcagatatacttaatatttattttgttggaaGCAATAGATTActttaaattgtgtaataacacgatttgatttgtattattgcatgcttataatatatatatatattttattattactatattgttatgaaatattttaatcattaatataattttggtgtatattttattaaaaattaagattcaAATAtccaaacatttatttacctacctaatctatttaaaatcaatcagACTTATTTCTGTTGAACATAACTGCAATCATGAGATGTCagaagtgtatttttttattataacaaataaaatggtaattaattttacaacataGTTAACCTaaactatgtatttaaatgtactacattatttatgcatatttaattattaatctacaTTACCCGTCAATGATGGTATCATTCAATAATCAGTTGGTAATTTGTGatgtattaatacctataatttaattatttaactagtgaagtttattatggtattaaaattgttaaaatattcatgataatAAGATAccctaatattatgttaatatgtcatttcaaatttatgaaAAGGAAAATATTACGGTGTATTAATACagatgattataataacactatcgtaataattataccaataatgtaaattttgtaggtaatctatattttttctttctttactGTTTCTAGTACTTATAACTTTTTGTTCTGCACCAAATACATTGCCtatgttgtataaattattatcattaatgtttgtatgtattttatagaaatattaatactcaCTGAGTCGCCGTGTTATCTGATAACGTTGATTGCATGTTTTTTGACTTCTTTTATTGGTCCTTTATTGAATGTTTCTCGTTGTCGTCTCCTTTGTATAGTCTTATAGGTTCCTATAGGCAGGGCCATATTTACGTACGGACAAAATAGACATTTGTCCTGGGCCCACGTGGCCAAGGAGCCCACCGGTGACTATCActaactatgtaatattatatacctactaatatattattttgttgaaataaaaatgtatttttattttgtcctgAGCCATATATTTGGTAAATCAGGCTCTGCGGCTATAGGAAACCGGTATGTTTAGAGACTACAATATTGTgggttttgtttttcttttctgtagtctatgtaggtataatgtagTGAATTCAGTAGTGTGAGAACTAAGAGTTTTAtgcaaaatgttaattataatgtcgTTATTGTATTGCTTGTCGAATTTTACGTAAGTTGCTTAAGCGATATCATCTCATTAAATGACGTAGGTATGCACTTATTGTGTAAATGATGTTAAATggaaattaacattattcacCGGTTATTAACGTTATTAACCAAATACACAGATAATTATCGTTCTAAATCGGATAATCTGCacgttatttatcaaatacacaggtacctaattattgtttaaaaccaGATATGCACGTGAAACTCAAAttctataatttgaaaaataaaaataggtaatgcattattattatttatttatgtttacaagTTGCACTGTTTAACAGTAATTACTGTTACACAACTTTTCAGTCCCGCAATTATTGTACAACCATTTCAAATTGGTATATACGACGACAGTTATCAAggtataatcaattaatatataattttcgttAGGTATGATATTTGTAAATGTAACATCTACCAATGTTAGGTgaccatcatattataatatataggtaggtacgtctAACCTGTGTCcgataaagataaaatgttattagtttGCCTAGAtcatagtacctatagtaattAGCTCAGCAGCCACCATAACATTGCTCattgaaaatctattttataagttattataaccaaaatatttcCCATTTCATATACGGTTATTATTAACAGGGTCGGGATTTTATAGCActtaaaattgcataaatatgcgctataatattactttaaaaattacttaatatgcaataaaaacaataaaatatgcaaaaaaaaaaggaaatctTATTGTAGGAAATCGACAAAAAAACCCAACAAAATCTGcagataatcaaaaattagaaCCAAATACCGAATACGAAATTAtcgtaatagtatattatatctatatattatcactGTAATTGTACAGTGTTGGATCAATGTAATCggtctatttattaattctatacctacattttaaatttacttgatAATTCGATagacaaaaatctaaaaacacgTTTTgctgaaatataatttcataaaattagaccgattttgatttaaaaacagGTAAGAATGCAAAAAACTCTCAATAAGTccaaaaatgcattaaaaattaaaaatatacaaaataaaatttttaatttgagtcCTCTGTATCATGAAACACGATCTTAGTttactttgttattttttaaacatctcATAAgaaatatgcatataaattctataaaatgacAACCTTGATTATTAACGTTACTCActagaaaataatgataatcctCACATTCATAGATAAATAACGTTAATAACCGGAGAATATCGTTATTTTCCGTTATAACATCATTTttagtaacatattatataagtgatAAAACGTgtgaattataagttataacacgaTGTCTTTAAcccgaattaaaaattattccgtGATGATACACCAGGGAGTGGCTGTATTATTACTCTGTGTTATacactaagttttttttatataatacctatatgtattgttTCTTCaccctaattataaaaatccttccatgattttgattttttttatataatatatcactcACTATTTGAAGTCTTCGAAAGAAGATGAAACGGCTACCGCTGCCaccaattttttatgaactcGTCTGTTGAGATCTTTACCATTTTCCTCTAttgaattatcaatttatatatatatatacctatgttgaAAAGAATCaaaccaattattaaaattaaattaaaatagctgCTTGATATTAATTCACActgtttaggtatattaaatattaaattattataatattactttaataaattacacattgttaatatatttagttattttactgAATTACTTAAGCTGTAGGAGTCAATTGTTAGACACACGCGCCAACAAGACGAGCGGACTCCCGTGAGCACCGTGTTGTCCCTGTTCGGAACTCGTACCTACGcatagtgtatactgtataatatgtgttggtgatagtatatgtataagaCTAAACAATTATAGTAGTCGGTACTGTAATGATATGCTCATATATCATGAttgtaaatttcttatttttattcaataaaataaataatggtagAGTTGTCGCACGTAGATAatccttataagttataacccaAACATCTTAAATCATTGATGAAAGGAACGGTTTACATTATTTGGTCacgtagaatattatacatagttgtGACAGTGTGGCGCAACACATGTAATCTTTTTCGTGTGCTGCCGGAGACAATGGATGGTCCAGTAAGGGTTTCTGTCGCCGGGGATAAAGAAAATTTCTTCAAACGCGGAAACCTTTGACCGGGCCGCCTGCGACTCTGGCCGGCTTGACCAAGTCGTCTTCTCTCATCAGTGTATGAGCACCCACCAAAGAGATCAGTGCATGAACACCAGCTAAAGACACAAGTGCAGTGCCGTACAACTGgactttttccttttttttttttaaatcgaaatttaacactgttgttttctttttatctGGTTGTTTAAAAcctttatttatcttataacgTCATCTGCGCGTTCAGACACAGCTGCCAATAAGGTAAGGTGCACGAgcatcaatatttatgtatttatataattttatatacgagaattatatcttatttatttaattctttataatttgatagtaaatattttactattacgaTGTACTTGGTCATTCTCTAATTACGACCTCGAGAACCCTCCGACTATCAGGAGGAAGGTAATtacgtaaatttaaataacttataataaatccgGCATTTATTCAAGGCTTGTGTCCCTTGTGTTTGCCTAGCATCTCATTTATCTAAACTACATATCTTACCTACTATTTTCttacatacttttattttaatattttatttctcttaTTTTTGCGTTATTACAGTACATAAGAGTATAAGACTATGGTTGTACGTTAGTTAGTTAGTAAGAGTTGAAAAAACCAAGTGAAGCGGAGTCTTAAGGAGTGAAATGTAGGCAATTAAATTCACATGTCGCATTGGTGCGCTGAGACGTGGATGTATGTTAGTGTGTAAATCGAAATTAGTGTGAGTTATATCTAATACTACACTCGCCGCGCGTTATCAACAGCGCTTGGTCtgtgtgtttgtgtataaGTGACgagtgtgtataaaatatttttattattaagtctgCGCTGTATTGTTTCACAAAGAAATTctatagatttttttgttattattatcaaccggaaataacaatattgaagactcatattatattttactttccaCGCCCGACTCTTGTTTTGAGTAACTACTTTATTACGATTTAtgtgtacttattttattttttcgtaaataattataagatataaaaagcaagggtatatatttaaataaataataaaaaaaaaaattatcaacttattgaaattatctatttttatcactgttaacaataataatacttaattttggagtgtaggtataaaattgaCTTCTTTTACCTGgtgtaattattagtaaattataagaaataaaaattagttacctatttaattaattaatttatatttatttcaatatattgtacctatatatttgattGTGGAGGaattatttgtgttatatGTTTTCGtcaattataggtaggtacgcgtatattttatatacacaagTAATAATAAGAGCAATGTTGGCCGATGTCGGCAAGCTGTTTTTTCGTTGCAGAGACTCTCCGAAAATGGAATGtgacatttaataattgttggtgtagttttttgtatttcaattgTTCTAATATctgagtattttaaatattcatacaaaatCTAAGCCTAGagcattaattaaataaacaaggCCGTATTACCGCTTAGGCTATTTGGACTACAGCTTACTGTGGCCAACAAaatagcatatttttttaggatgtacctaacacaaaataatacttaatcttgaaatgttattttaaaaatattagcacAAGTAATTTGAACGCATTATGAATCatggtattataaaacaatatcaatattaatcattaaaaataaaccacagttaacactcaaaaaaaaaattactggaTCCGCGCCTGCCACAATcagatataacataataaaaaatttattcatttattcattatttaagaaCTTATAACAACATTTGGAATTATTCTTTTTGAAATgagaaaatatacaaatattatattatatagttattaaagatttttttagataaagaTGTTTGTAGAATAAATTGTTAGGATGTGTATaggataaaataatgattaatataataggtaaacatatttaaacattttgggccgttttcaatattaacatACATAAAACTAACAATATGCTTTGAATATCt
Proteins encoded in this region:
- the LOC114126202 gene encoding calpain-A isoform X2, yielding MNEGTLDSFVTPVSKTPSTNTSLNQNNESQEHSQSACSTTINASNIIGERGSGFRPRAGDVQDFEVLRDQCLQRGALFEDPDFDTVDSSLFYSKSPDKRFEWRRPSEIASNPQLFIEGASRFDVQQGELGDCWLLAAVANLTLNEKLFYQVVPNDQGFDNKYAGIFHFRFWQYGRWVDVVVDDRLPTYHGKLIFLHSATENEFWSALLEKAYAKIHGSYEALKGGSTCEAMEDFTGGVSEMYELNEVPPNLFMIMLKAFQRQSLMGCSIEADPSVTEMETPQGLVKGHAYSITRVTYVDITTPNTTGKIPLLRLRNPWGNEAEWNGPWSDKSAEWRFISESDKQSLGLVFDADGEFWMSYKDFVKYFSRLEICNLNPDLLTKEQLGENKNLKWEMSVFEGEWVRGATAGGCRNFLETFASNPQYRITLEDPDDEDEERKCTVIIALMQKNRRAQRKIGAECLTIGFAVYQLINPDSLPKPLDTNFFKYNASTARSPTFINLREISSRFSLPPGTYCIVPSTFDPNEQGEFLLRVFSEHENNMAELDDEVGMGEVDVKIKEQEPEPDKVDKANEKIKEFFLKLAGVDQEVDWMELKDILDYAMRNDVASNTNAGDNILINLLQTFCESFCQGSPLASTFKMEKAGFSKDVCRSMIAMMDWDRSGKLGFEEFKSLWIDIRQWKTVFKMYDKESKGYINGFELRQALNSVGYHLNTHILNIMCHRYATKDGNIMFDDFIMCAVRLKTMIDMFKERDPDNKNIASFTMEEWVEKTLYS
- the LOC114126202 gene encoding calpain-A isoform X3; amino-acid sequence: MGARSRTGETTDSAVDPAAQTTSAYAETRSPVSRHRLHGSRLFVSSSSSAPIAQHCSAGIFAPSSDFCRQSHSLYPRGLCPLSIAAPMEGFKDQVMNLLNGSEALSGEKIMSVISDLQPVLPSLKHLKVIGERGSGFRPRAGDVQDFEVLRDQCLQRGALFEDPDFDTVDSSLFYSKSPDKRFEWRRPSEIASNPQLFIEGASRFDVQQGELGDCWLLAAVANLTLNEKLFYQVVPNDQGFDNKYAGIFHFRFWQYGRWVDVVVDDRLPTYHGKLIFLHSATENEFWSALLEKAYAKIHGSYEALKGGSTCEAMEDFTGGVSEMYELNEVPPNLFMIMLKAFQRQSLMGCSIEADPSVTEMETPQGLVKGHAYSITRVTYVDITTPNTTGKIPLLRLRNPWGNEAEWNGPWSDKSAEWRFISESDKQSLGLVFDADGEFWMSYKDFVKYFSRLEICNLNPDLLTKEQLGENKNLKWEMSVFEGEWVRGATAGGCRNFLETFASNPQYRITLEDPDDEDEERKCTVIIALMQKNRRAQRKIGAECLTIGFAVYQLINPDSLPKPLDTNFFKYNASTARSPTFINLREISSRFSLPPGTYCIVPSTFDPNEQGEFLLRVFSEHENNMAELDDEVGMGEVDVKIKEQEPEPDKVDKANEKIKEFFLKLAGVDQEVDWMELKDILDYAMRNDVASNTNAGDNILINLLQTFCESFCQGSPLASTFKMEKAGFSKDVCRSMIAMMDWDRSGKLGFEEFKSLWIDIRQWKTVFKMYDKESKGYINGFELRQALNSVGYHLNTHILNIMCHRYATKDGNIMFDDFIMCAVRLKTMIDMFKERDPDNKNIASFTMEEWVEKTLYS
- the LOC114126202 gene encoding calpain-A isoform X1, with the translated sequence MSVYPVQHVPIVKSKRPENSGFYNDFRPPSLYSALYPSPNSLGMFKPYGLYKPLDRLMRYEGTTNGTPRYHPSLSIFKIGERGSGFRPRAGDVQDFEVLRDQCLQRGALFEDPDFDTVDSSLFYSKSPDKRFEWRRPSEIASNPQLFIEGASRFDVQQGELGDCWLLAAVANLTLNEKLFYQVVPNDQGFDNKYAGIFHFRFWQYGRWVDVVVDDRLPTYHGKLIFLHSATENEFWSALLEKAYAKIHGSYEALKGGSTCEAMEDFTGGVSEMYELNEVPPNLFMIMLKAFQRQSLMGCSIEADPSVTEMETPQGLVKGHAYSITRVTYVDITTPNTTGKIPLLRLRNPWGNEAEWNGPWSDKSAEWRFISESDKQSLGLVFDADGEFWMSYKDFVKYFSRLEICNLNPDLLTKEQLGENKNLKWEMSVFEGEWVRGATAGGCRNFLETFASNPQYRITLEDPDDEDEERKCTVIIALMQKNRRAQRKIGAECLTIGFAVYQLINPDSLPKPLDTNFFKYNASTARSPTFINLREISSRFSLPPGTYCIVPSTFDPNEQGEFLLRVFSEHENNMAELDDEVGMGEVDVKIKEQEPEPDKVDKANEKIKEFFLKLAGVDQEVDWMELKDILDYAMRNDVASNTNAGDNILINLLQTFCESFCQGSPLASTFKMEKAGFSKDVCRSMIAMMDWDRSGKLGFEEFKSLWIDIRQWKTVFKMYDKESKGYINGFELRQALNSVGYHLNTHILNIMCHRYATKDGNIMFDDFIMCAVRLKTMIDMFKERDPDNKNIASFTMEEWVEKTLYS
- the LOC114126202 gene encoding calpain-A isoform X4, which translates into the protein MPYRQGKTLVYYIGERGSGFRPRAGDVQDFEVLRDQCLQRGALFEDPDFDTVDSSLFYSKSPDKRFEWRRPSEIASNPQLFIEGASRFDVQQGELGDCWLLAAVANLTLNEKLFYQVVPNDQGFDNKYAGIFHFRFWQYGRWVDVVVDDRLPTYHGKLIFLHSATENEFWSALLEKAYAKIHGSYEALKGGSTCEAMEDFTGGVSEMYELNEVPPNLFMIMLKAFQRQSLMGCSIEADPSVTEMETPQGLVKGHAYSITRVTYVDITTPNTTGKIPLLRLRNPWGNEAEWNGPWSDKSAEWRFISESDKQSLGLVFDADGEFWMSYKDFVKYFSRLEICNLNPDLLTKEQLGENKNLKWEMSVFEGEWVRGATAGGCRNFLETFASNPQYRITLEDPDDEDEERKCTVIIALMQKNRRAQRKIGAECLTIGFAVYQLINPDSLPKPLDTNFFKYNASTARSPTFINLREISSRFSLPPGTYCIVPSTFDPNEQGEFLLRVFSEHENNMAELDDEVGMGEVDVKIKEQEPEPDKVDKANEKIKEFFLKLAGVDQEVDWMELKDILDYAMRNDVASNTNAGDNILINLLQTFCESFCQGSPLASTFKMEKAGFSKDVCRSMIAMMDWDRSGKLGFEEFKSLWIDIRQWKTVFKMYDKESKGYINGFELRQALNSVGYHLNTHILNIMCHRYATKDGNIMFDDFIMCAVRLKTMIDMFKERDPDNKNIASFTMEEWVEKTLYS